The following are encoded in a window of Collinsella aerofaciens genomic DNA:
- a CDS encoding FtsB family cell division protein has protein sequence MDQIYDNRYYSAGSREPSPRRARTVQLGGSAYAGADRSMQRPTSTSRPNAQVNTSTDGPVRPARSTHASRPSAQTHDKSSRPSSRLSGSDFMRYANDNAVIKAIYDFTHGSLRPLFIGIVVALALVSLYFPVRDLYVAKRSNDILAKQVEIREQYKDEMKKDTDKWLSEEGIKDRARELGMAMPGEKRIEVQGLDGDSDSSSAEKKSSNAKKASEVAKEIEEVGKDAPWYIRTLDMLFGFNGVEGQTVVSNGK, from the coding sequence ATGGATCAGATTTACGACAACAGGTACTATTCCGCCGGTTCGCGTGAGCCGTCGCCTCGCCGTGCGCGCACGGTGCAGCTCGGTGGGTCCGCCTACGCCGGCGCCGACCGCTCCATGCAGCGCCCGACAAGTACCTCGCGCCCCAATGCTCAAGTGAATACTTCGACAGATGGACCGGTGCGCCCGGCACGTTCGACACATGCGTCGCGTCCCTCGGCCCAGACGCACGACAAATCGAGCAGGCCCTCGAGCCGTCTTTCGGGTTCGGACTTTATGCGCTACGCCAACGACAACGCGGTGATTAAGGCGATCTATGACTTTACGCATGGCTCTCTACGCCCGCTGTTTATCGGTATCGTGGTGGCTCTGGCGCTCGTGAGCCTGTATTTCCCCGTGCGCGACCTGTACGTTGCAAAACGCTCGAACGACATCTTGGCCAAGCAGGTCGAGATTCGCGAGCAATACAAAGATGAGATGAAAAAAGACACTGACAAGTGGCTCTCGGAAGAGGGCATTAAGGATCGGGCACGGGAACTGGGCATGGCGATGCCCGGCGAGAAGAGGATTGAAGTGCAGGGCCTGGACGGCGATTCGGACTCGTCGTCGGCTGAAAAGAAGTCGTCGAACGCCAAGAAGGCCAGCGAGGTGGCCAAGGAGATCGAAGAAGTCGGCAAGGACGCGCCATGGTACATCCGGACGCTTGACATGCTGTTTGGATTTAACGGCGTCGAGGGCCAGACGGTCGTGTCCAACGGCAAATAG
- the larC gene encoding nickel insertion protein, with the protein MQRGSTSPLSRETDAPETIVKLECDIDDASPEVLAYAADCLRKAGAREVHWLPLYCKKGRPGWQLQVICSHDDIERLQTIIFLETTTNAIRRQVMERVCLPRRFEQVATPWGEVSVKVATLPDGSERAAPEYEDCARLAREHNVPLQRVMQAAQAAALRFE; encoded by the coding sequence ATGCAACGTGGAAGTACATCTCCGCTGTCCCGCGAGACCGATGCGCCCGAGACCATCGTCAAGCTGGAGTGCGACATCGATGATGCGTCGCCCGAGGTGCTTGCCTACGCTGCCGATTGCCTGCGCAAGGCCGGCGCCCGCGAGGTGCATTGGTTGCCGCTTTACTGCAAAAAGGGCCGCCCCGGCTGGCAGCTGCAGGTAATCTGCTCGCACGATGATATCGAGCGCTTGCAGACGATTATCTTTTTGGAGACCACGACCAACGCCATTCGTCGCCAGGTCATGGAGCGCGTTTGCCTACCACGCCGCTTTGAGCAGGTGGCGACGCCATGGGGCGAGGTGTCCGTCAAGGTGGCCACCCTGCCCGACGGCAGCGAGCGTGCAGCGCCCGAGTACGAGGACTGCGCCCGTCTCGCTCGCGAGCATAATGTGCCGCTCCAGCGCGTGATGCAGGCGGCACAAGCCGCGGCACTGCGATTTGAATAG
- a CDS encoding PTS sugar transporter subunit IIB: MKKIVLACGAGAATSTLVAQKVATMLDANGYAGKYEIVQCAISEAKDYCDEGADLLIATTVAPEGLTCPYVSGVPFMTGMNRVAAEKAVLDVMAQ, encoded by the coding sequence ATGAAGAAGATCGTTTTGGCTTGCGGTGCTGGCGCTGCTACTTCCACGCTTGTTGCCCAGAAGGTCGCTACCATGCTCGACGCCAACGGTTATGCCGGCAAGTATGAGATCGTGCAGTGCGCCATCTCCGAGGCCAAGGACTACTGCGACGAGGGCGCCGACCTGCTGATCGCCACCACCGTTGCCCCCGAAGGCCTCACCTGCCCATACGTGAGCGGCGTGCCCTTCATGACCGGCATGAACCGCGTCGCTGCCGAGAAGGCCGTTCTCGACGTTATGGCTCAGTAG
- a CDS encoding sensor histidine kinase has product MSAARNAEAKRVTSIARAINWSYMWRRLMSYVWLDLLLVVIAAAILVYGYNQTLPNGAFTAGWIPSATVRGMTLTPARGWDLTTLTYTVELARTTKTFPLAQDLVTLWPLYLVVVGWQVISVLNMLGGARRVRRTMAPLNDLALRVDELGRMQLAGGKMETLEQAIERASVDSPSVTTGDADLASIEVALNRLLRQMQEAKLQQMRFVNDASHELRTPIAVIQGYVNMLDRWGKDDPDVLAESIASLKAESEHMQELVEQLLFLARGDAGRTVLRRAHTNLAALVSEVCEESQMIDTEHTYRLASDAALASDPRCDAPVDVALVKQALRVIVQNAAKYSDAGTTVTFGITPDAGADTIDISVEDEGIGMNQESAAHAFERFYRADNARDAGAQGSGLGLAIAKWIVDSHGGVIGVTSVEGVGSRFTIRLPR; this is encoded by the coding sequence ATGTCTGCCGCACGTAACGCCGAGGCCAAGCGCGTCACCTCCATCGCCCGCGCCATCAACTGGAGCTATATGTGGCGCCGCCTGATGAGCTACGTCTGGCTCGATCTGTTGCTGGTGGTGATTGCGGCGGCGATCCTCGTCTATGGATACAACCAGACGCTGCCCAACGGCGCGTTTACCGCAGGATGGATCCCCAGCGCCACCGTTCGCGGCATGACGCTGACGCCCGCGCGCGGCTGGGACCTGACAACGCTCACCTATACCGTCGAGCTCGCGCGTACCACCAAGACTTTCCCCCTCGCGCAGGACCTCGTCACGCTATGGCCTCTCTACCTTGTCGTTGTGGGTTGGCAGGTCATCAGCGTGCTCAACATGCTCGGCGGCGCCCGCCGCGTGCGCCGCACCATGGCGCCGCTCAACGATCTGGCCCTGCGCGTGGACGAACTCGGCCGCATGCAACTCGCCGGCGGCAAAATGGAAACACTGGAGCAGGCCATCGAGCGCGCAAGCGTCGACTCGCCGAGCGTCACCACCGGCGACGCCGACCTGGCAAGCATCGAGGTCGCACTCAACCGCCTGCTGCGCCAGATGCAAGAGGCCAAGCTGCAGCAGATGCGCTTTGTCAACGACGCGAGCCACGAGCTGCGCACGCCCATCGCGGTGATTCAGGGCTACGTGAACATGCTCGACCGCTGGGGTAAGGACGACCCGGACGTGCTGGCGGAATCCATCGCGTCCCTTAAAGCCGAAAGCGAGCACATGCAAGAGCTTGTGGAGCAGCTGCTGTTTTTGGCGCGCGGCGATGCCGGGCGCACGGTCCTGCGGCGCGCGCATACCAACTTGGCTGCACTGGTCAGCGAGGTATGCGAAGAATCGCAGATGATCGATACCGAGCACACGTATCGGCTGGCTTCTGACGCTGCGCTTGCCAGCGACCCGCGCTGCGACGCGCCCGTCGACGTGGCGCTCGTGAAGCAGGCTCTGCGCGTGATCGTGCAAAACGCCGCCAAGTACTCGGATGCGGGAACGACCGTCACATTTGGCATAACACCGGATGCGGGCGCGGACACGATCGACATAAGTGTTGAGGACGAGGGCATCGGCATGAACCAGGAATCCGCAGCTCACGCGTTCGAGCGGTTCTACCGTGCCGACAACGCGCGCGATGCCGGCGCACAGGGTTCGGGTCTGGGGCTTGCGATCGCCAAGTGGATCGTCGACAGCCACGGCGGCGTCATCGGTGTGACCTCGGTCGAAGGGGTCGGCAGCCGCTTTACGATTCGCCTGCCACGATAG
- the eno gene encoding phosphopyruvate hydratase — MSDILDVYGREVLDSRGNPTVEVEVVLEDGSFGRAMVPSGASTGAFEACELRDGDKGRYLGKGVSQAVEHVNNECANAVVGLDAFDQRAVDAALIAADGTPNKTKLGANAILGVSLAVARAAAESAGLSLYQYLGGVNAHLLPTPMMNILNGGVHADNNVDFQEFMIMPVGAPSFAEGLRWCAEVYHTLKGVLHEAGLGGGVGDEGGFAPNLKTNAEPFEYITKAVEKAGFKPGVDFMYAMDPASTEFYNAETGMYELKGEGVEYTSAQMVDYWEKLVDTYPIISIEDGMAEEDWDGWVELTRRIGNKVQLVGDDLFVTNTERLKKGIELGAANAILVKVNQIGTLTESLEAIETAKEAGYACIVSHRSGETEDSTIADLVVGVNAGQIKSGAPCRSDRIAKYNQLIRIEDELEGSARYAGKAAFYNIR, encoded by the coding sequence ATGAGCGATATTTTGGACGTTTACGGTCGCGAGGTGCTCGACAGCCGCGGCAATCCCACCGTCGAGGTCGAGGTTGTGCTCGAGGACGGTAGCTTCGGTCGCGCGATGGTGCCTTCGGGCGCTTCGACCGGTGCCTTTGAGGCTTGCGAGCTGCGCGATGGCGACAAGGGCCGCTATCTGGGCAAGGGCGTTTCGCAGGCCGTCGAGCACGTCAACAACGAGTGCGCTAACGCCGTCGTGGGCCTCGACGCCTTCGACCAGCGCGCTGTCGATGCCGCGCTGATTGCCGCGGACGGTACCCCCAACAAGACCAAGCTCGGTGCCAACGCCATCCTGGGCGTGTCGCTGGCCGTTGCCCGCGCCGCTGCCGAGTCGGCGGGCCTGTCGCTGTACCAGTACCTGGGTGGCGTCAACGCCCACCTGCTGCCCACGCCTATGATGAACATTCTCAACGGCGGCGTGCATGCCGATAATAACGTCGACTTCCAGGAGTTCATGATCATGCCGGTGGGCGCCCCGAGCTTTGCCGAGGGCCTGCGTTGGTGCGCCGAGGTCTACCACACCCTCAAGGGCGTGCTGCACGAGGCCGGCCTGGGCGGCGGTGTGGGCGACGAGGGCGGCTTTGCCCCCAACCTTAAGACCAATGCCGAGCCGTTCGAGTACATCACCAAGGCCGTCGAGAAGGCTGGCTTTAAGCCCGGCGTCGACTTTATGTACGCCATGGATCCGGCGTCCACCGAGTTCTACAACGCTGAGACCGGTATGTACGAGCTCAAGGGCGAGGGCGTTGAGTACACGAGCGCCCAGATGGTCGATTACTGGGAGAAGCTCGTCGACACCTATCCCATCATCTCCATCGAGGACGGCATGGCCGAGGAGGACTGGGACGGCTGGGTCGAGCTTACCCGCCGCATTGGCAATAAGGTGCAGCTGGTGGGCGACGACTTGTTCGTCACCAACACCGAGCGCCTCAAGAAGGGCATCGAGCTGGGTGCCGCCAACGCGATCCTGGTCAAGGTCAACCAGATCGGCACGCTCACCGAGTCGCTGGAGGCCATCGAGACCGCCAAGGAGGCCGGTTACGCTTGCATCGTGAGCCACCGCTCCGGCGAGACCGAGGACTCCACGATCGCCGACCTGGTCGTGGGCGTCAACGCCGGCCAGATCAAGTCGGGCGCCCCGTGCCGCAGCGACCGCATCGCCAAGTACAACCAGCTCATCCGCATCGAGGACGAGCTCGAGGGCAGCGCGCGCTACGCCGGCAAGGCCGCGTTCTACAACATTCGCTAA
- a CDS encoding response regulator transcription factor, producing the protein MARILIVEDEEKIARFVTLELEHEGYQVEHAADGRTAVDLALERDYDLILLDVLLPQLNGMEVLRRVRKHKDVPVIMVTARDAVMDKVAGLDAGADDYLTKPFAIEELFARIRVALKRSEAVRAASGVGGVGAGEGATGAAAIPPAGDSAKTSAAPSPAALTVGSVALDPDRREVMVGGSPIVLTAREFDVLALLMAHAGTVLTREGIAHEALGYEYVGDTNNVDVHIAHLRAKIEDAGGARIIQTVRGVGYVCRT; encoded by the coding sequence ATGGCACGGATCCTGATCGTAGAGGACGAGGAGAAAATCGCCCGCTTTGTGACGCTCGAGCTGGAGCACGAGGGCTACCAGGTGGAGCACGCCGCCGACGGCCGCACCGCCGTGGACCTGGCGCTGGAGCGCGACTACGATCTGATTCTGCTCGACGTGTTGTTGCCGCAGCTCAACGGCATGGAGGTCCTGCGGCGCGTACGCAAGCACAAGGATGTGCCGGTGATTATGGTCACCGCGCGAGATGCCGTGATGGACAAGGTGGCCGGGCTCGATGCCGGCGCCGACGATTACCTGACCAAGCCGTTTGCGATTGAGGAGTTGTTCGCACGGATCCGCGTTGCGCTGAAGCGCTCGGAGGCCGTGCGGGCGGCTTCGGGCGTTGGCGGCGTTGGGGCCGGGGAGGGCGCTACGGGTGCCGCTGCGATACCCCCGGCTGGAGACTCGGCCAAGACCTCAGCCGCGCCCTCCCCCGCCGCGCTCACCGTGGGTTCGGTCGCGCTCGATCCCGACCGCCGCGAAGTCATGGTCGGCGGCTCGCCCATCGTGCTGACCGCCCGCGAGTTCGACGTCCTCGCCCTGCTTATGGCACATGCCGGCACCGTGCTCACGCGCGAGGGCATTGCGCACGAGGCGCTGGGCTACGAATACGTGGGCGACACCAACAACGTCGACGTGCACATCGCGCACCTGCGCGCCAAGATCGAGGACGCCGGCGGTGCCCGCATCATCCAGACCGTGCGCGGGGTGGGCTATGTCTGCCGCACGTAA
- the mazG gene encoding nucleoside triphosphate pyrophosphohydrolase, producing MPEHMAQQNAEGSRDLSTLVDASAELQHLVQTIWRLRQPDGCPWDREQTHRSIGKNMIEEAYEALDCIEADDVAHLREELGDVLMQVVLHTQIAADAGEFTLADVARDIDAKLIRRHPHVFGDVDAESSDEVLKIWDEVKLAEKAAKDKAVAAGEAAPEGLLDGVPTHLPALMQAQKVSRKAAAVGFEWETVQDVWDEVAEERAEFEAEAPGTPEREMEFGDLLFVLVNVARKEGIDAESALRASTAKFRHRWAAMEQMAADAHVDLAELSTHGLNDLWDAAKAEE from the coding sequence ATGCCCGAGCATATGGCTCAGCAAAATGCCGAGGGTTCGCGCGACCTGTCCACGCTGGTCGACGCGTCGGCCGAGTTGCAGCATCTGGTGCAGACCATCTGGCGCCTTCGTCAGCCCGACGGCTGCCCATGGGACCGCGAGCAGACGCACCGCAGCATTGGCAAGAACATGATCGAGGAAGCCTACGAGGCGCTCGATTGCATCGAGGCGGACGACGTGGCGCATCTGCGCGAGGAGCTGGGCGACGTGCTCATGCAGGTAGTGTTGCATACGCAGATTGCGGCGGACGCCGGTGAGTTTACGCTGGCCGATGTGGCACGCGATATCGACGCCAAGCTCATCCGACGCCATCCGCACGTGTTTGGCGATGTGGATGCCGAGAGCTCCGACGAAGTGCTCAAGATTTGGGACGAGGTCAAGCTTGCCGAGAAAGCCGCCAAGGACAAGGCCGTGGCGGCGGGCGAGGCCGCGCCCGAGGGTCTGCTCGATGGCGTGCCCACGCATCTGCCGGCATTGATGCAGGCGCAGAAGGTGTCACGCAAGGCGGCCGCCGTAGGCTTTGAGTGGGAGACGGTCCAGGACGTGTGGGACGAGGTTGCCGAGGAACGTGCCGAGTTTGAGGCCGAGGCCCCCGGAACGCCCGAGCGCGAAATGGAGTTTGGAGATCTGCTCTTTGTCCTAGTCAACGTGGCACGCAAAGAGGGTATCGACGCCGAGAGCGCCCTGCGCGCCAGTACGGCAAAGTTCCGCCATCGCTGGGCTGCGATGGAGCAGATGGCGGCCGATGCCCACGTGGATCTGGCCGAGCTTTCGACCCACGGCCTCAACGACCTGTGGGATGCCGCAAAGGCGGAGGAGTAA
- a CDS encoding DUF4342 domain-containing protein — translation MDDLEKVETIRTKCNVSYTDAKAALDAADGNVLDAIIWLESQGKTQTTSAHAATESAPVDEPSAEMVAAQAAYEKSSEKTDFSKKMDSVWEYLKKLFRLSLDTKFIATRRDAIILNIPILIPIIALFAWGATIWLMLIGLFFGMRYRIDSDGDVPGSINNLMNHAADAADDIKQNLNDDK, via the coding sequence ATGGACGACCTCGAAAAAGTTGAAACCATCCGCACCAAGTGCAACGTGAGCTACACCGATGCCAAGGCCGCGCTCGACGCCGCCGACGGCAACGTTTTGGACGCCATCATTTGGCTCGAGTCGCAGGGCAAGACGCAGACCACGTCGGCGCACGCCGCCACCGAGTCCGCGCCAGTCGATGAGCCCTCAGCCGAGATGGTCGCCGCGCAGGCCGCCTACGAGAAGTCGAGCGAAAAGACCGACTTCTCCAAGAAGATGGACAGCGTATGGGAGTACCTCAAAAAGCTCTTCCGCCTGAGCCTGGACACCAAGTTTATCGCCACGCGCCGCGATGCGATCATCCTCAACATCCCCATCCTGATCCCCATCATCGCCCTGTTTGCCTGGGGCGCTACGATTTGGCTGATGCTGATTGGCCTGTTCTTTGGCATGCGCTACCGCATCGACAGCGACGGCGACGTGCCCGGCAGCATCAACAACCTTATGAATCACGCCGCTGATGCCGCGGACGACATCAAGCAAAATCTGAACGACGACAAGTAA
- the yfcE gene encoding phosphodiesterase, with the protein MKYLIASDIHGSAYWAERLVAAIESEQPDRIVLLGDLLYHGPRNDLPRDYAPKRVIPLLNALADRIIAVRGNCDAEVDQMVLGFPVMADYATLFDETGRELFLTHGHVFGAGMHNSVDHAPALPEGSALVYGHTHIKVNEASEAHPGLWLFNPGSVSIPKDDSHSYGIYEGGAFRHVIMEED; encoded by the coding sequence ATGAAATACCTCATCGCTTCCGACATCCACGGCTCGGCATACTGGGCCGAGCGCCTGGTCGCCGCCATCGAGTCCGAGCAGCCCGACCGCATCGTCCTGCTGGGCGACCTGCTCTATCACGGTCCGCGCAACGACCTGCCGCGCGACTATGCTCCCAAGCGCGTGATTCCGCTGCTCAACGCCCTGGCCGACCGCATCATCGCGGTGCGTGGCAACTGCGACGCCGAGGTCGACCAGATGGTGCTCGGCTTTCCCGTCATGGCCGACTACGCCACGCTGTTTGACGAGACCGGCCGCGAGCTGTTCCTGACGCACGGCCACGTCTTTGGCGCTGGCATGCACAACAGCGTCGACCACGCGCCCGCGCTGCCCGAGGGCTCCGCGCTCGTCTACGGCCATACGCACATCAAGGTTAACGAGGCAAGCGAGGCGCACCCGGGCCTGTGGCTCTTCAACCCCGGCAGCGTGAGCATTCCCAAGGACGACTCGCACAGCTACGGTATCTACGAGGGCGGCGCGTTCCGCCACGTGATCATGGAGGAGGACTAA
- a CDS encoding ATP-binding protein: MQRQLMSELIAWKSRANRKPLLLEGARQTGKTWLLNEFASQQYRNVIRFDFMLEPSTRSLFDGNLDPKRIISQIELLRGQTVTPEDTLIIFDEIQEAPRGITSLKYFNELAPEYHIVAAGSYMGLALRRENESFPVGKIDQLTMRPMGFAEFVRAVDGGPLADAVLAADMNLLANVTEKLEHLLKEYLVVGGMPEVVSAFAETRDFIEARRLQQQIIEAYESDFGKHAPARIVERMRLVWKSLPGQLAKENKKFVYGALRPGARARDFEESLQWLTDYGIVHKVPRVSALKAPLSSYEDLSGFKLFCIDTGILGALSGLSPAIVLNGSAVFTEFKGSLTEQYVAQELLLQDKTPAYWSSTSGNAETDFAIDHAGTVLPLEVKAAENLKAKSLKIACEKFKLERCVRSSLAAYRDEGMLINIPLWEIGQIDKLA, translated from the coding sequence ATGCAGCGACAGCTTATGAGTGAACTTATCGCTTGGAAATCAAGGGCGAATCGCAAACCTCTCTTGCTTGAGGGAGCCCGCCAGACAGGAAAGACTTGGCTTCTTAACGAATTCGCAAGCCAGCAGTATCGAAACGTCATTCGTTTTGACTTTATGCTCGAGCCGAGCACACGCTCGCTGTTCGATGGGAACCTCGACCCCAAGCGCATCATCTCCCAGATAGAACTCCTACGTGGCCAAACCGTAACGCCGGAAGACACGCTCATCATCTTCGACGAGATCCAAGAGGCACCACGCGGGATCACCTCACTCAAGTACTTCAACGAACTTGCACCCGAATACCACATCGTGGCAGCCGGTTCCTATATGGGCCTCGCGCTCCGACGCGAAAACGAGTCATTTCCCGTCGGTAAAATCGACCAGCTCACCATGCGTCCCATGGGGTTTGCCGAATTCGTTCGTGCCGTCGACGGCGGCCCGCTCGCCGACGCCGTCCTTGCCGCAGACATGAACCTTCTGGCAAACGTTACCGAAAAGCTCGAGCACTTGCTCAAGGAATACCTTGTTGTCGGCGGTATGCCCGAAGTTGTCTCCGCTTTCGCCGAGACACGCGATTTCATCGAAGCCCGAAGGCTTCAGCAGCAAATCATCGAGGCTTACGAATCCGATTTTGGCAAACATGCACCCGCCCGCATCGTCGAGCGCATGAGGTTGGTTTGGAAATCCCTTCCCGGCCAGCTTGCAAAGGAGAACAAGAAGTTTGTCTATGGCGCCCTTCGTCCCGGAGCGCGCGCACGCGATTTCGAGGAAAGCCTCCAGTGGCTCACGGACTACGGAATCGTTCATAAGGTGCCACGTGTCTCCGCTCTAAAGGCGCCGCTCTCGAGCTATGAAGACCTCTCGGGCTTCAAACTGTTCTGCATCGACACCGGCATCCTCGGAGCGCTCTCCGGTCTCTCTCCGGCCATCGTTCTTAACGGATCCGCTGTTTTTACCGAGTTCAAAGGTTCGCTGACCGAACAATACGTCGCGCAGGAGCTTTTGCTCCAGGACAAAACTCCCGCGTATTGGTCCTCTACCTCCGGCAATGCCGAAACCGACTTTGCCATCGACCATGCGGGAACCGTGCTTCCGCTTGAGGTCAAGGCGGCAGAGAACCTTAAAGCGAAGAGTCTGAAAATAGCCTGCGAAAAATTCAAACTCGAGCGTTGCGTGAGGAGCTCCCTGGCGGCATATAGAGACGAGGGCATGCTCATCAATATTCCGCTTTGGGAGATTGGGCAGATCGACAAGCTGGCATAG
- a CDS encoding VOC family protein has translation MNEQSANPVELFGMRVAHVGINATDPADALEIAELFSTMMGLPVIETPVSYFNDSLVEIMKQNGRGTKGHIGFAVNDIDAAEKWFAERGLEVNEEPRALLPDGGTKLVYFKREFAGFAVHLCRE, from the coding sequence ATGAATGAGCAGAGCGCCAATCCGGTCGAGCTCTTTGGCATGCGCGTTGCCCATGTGGGCATTAACGCCACCGACCCGGCAGACGCCCTGGAGATCGCGGAGCTGTTCTCGACGATGATGGGCCTGCCCGTCATCGAGACCCCGGTTTCGTACTTCAACGATTCGCTGGTCGAGATCATGAAGCAGAACGGTCGTGGCACCAAGGGCCACATCGGCTTTGCCGTTAACGACATCGATGCAGCTGAGAAGTGGTTTGCCGAGCGCGGGCTCGAGGTCAACGAAGAGCCGCGCGCGCTGCTGCCCGACGGTGGTACCAAGCTCGTGTACTTTAAGCGCGAGTTCGCCGGTTTCGCCGTGCACCTGTGCCGCGAGTAG